Proteins from one Peromyscus eremicus unplaced genomic scaffold, PerEre_H2_v1 PerEre#2#chr22_unloc_1, whole genome shotgun sequence genomic window:
- the LOC131900579 gene encoding zinc finger protein OZF-like: MLETYRNLTSIGYKWEDLNIEEHCQSSRRLKRYIIGHSRYKPCDREGYGKKQCPSVSTKTIRRCVTVPAIRRQGESETGLQLTGFPTGSFYTRSLTLSKRKYYKRNKYGKILSSSSSFKRHENTHMGKGSDKCGLRMKGFSHHRYLQTHKTTNNEEDLNERNERDKAFRSDSSLQLQQRTHLETKSHESNEKDKDSVSHSPHQIPRTHSREKRHGHHQHGKARPGYLQRDERVHTGEKPFECNQCGKAYAYKSHLHRHKRSHSGEKPYRCKQCGKAFARNCHLQMHERTHTGEKPYRCKQCGKAFARNCHLQMHERTHTGEKPYRCKQCGKTFTRNSHLHRHERGHTGEKPYRCKQCGKAFGRNSNCQSHERNHAKEKPYECNQCDKAFGQNSHFHSHEKSLTGQNSHESNQCDKAFAKNNHLSHEGNISEEKPYGCSQCGKAFGRSSNLQRHERSHTGEKPYKCKQCGKAFAQNSHLHRHEISHTGEKPYECKKCCKSFTRKSDLHRHERGHTKEKSN, encoded by the exons atgctggaaacctaccGGAACCTCACTTCTATAG GTTACAAATGGGAAGACCTcaatattgaagaacattgtcaaagttctagaagacTTAAAAG GTATATCATCGGTCACTCTAGATACAAGCCATGTGATCGTGAGGGATATGGAAAGAAGCAATGTCCATCTGTCTCTACCAAAACAATTAGAAGATGTGTAACAGTCCCCGCTATAAGAAGACAAGGTGAATCTGAGACAGGTTTACAATTAACTGGTTTTCCAACTGGTTCATTTTACACACGTAGTCTGACTCtcagtaaaagaaaatattataaacGCAATAAGTATGGTAAAATTCTGAGTTCTTCCAGTTCttttaaaagacatgaaaatactCATATGGGAAAAGGAAGTGATAAATGTGGGCTACGTATGAAGGGCTTTAGCCATCACAGGTATcttcaaacacacaaaacaaccaATAATGAAGAGGATCTCAATGAACGTAATGAACGTGATAAAGCCTTCAGATCTGATTCCTCTTTACAATTACAACAAAGAACTCATTTAGAAACAAAATCCCATGAATCTAATGAAAAGGATAAAGACTCTGTATCTCATAGTCCTCATCAAATACCCAGAACTCATTCTAGAGAGAAAAGGCATGGACATCATCAACATGGTAAAGCCCGTCCTGGCTATCTTCAAAGAGATGAAagagttcatactggagagaaaccctttgaatgtaatcaatgtggtaaagcctatgCATATAAAAGTCATCTTCACAGGCATAAAAGAAGTCAttcaggagagaaaccatatcgatgtaagcaatgtggtaaagcctttgcacgtaactgtcatcttcaaatgcatgaacgaactcatacaggagagaaaccatatcgatgtaagcaatgtggtaaagcctttgcacgtaactgtcatcttcaaatgcatgaacgAACTCATACGGGAGAAAAACCATATCGATGTaagcaatgtggtaaaacctttacACGTAACAGTCATCTTCACAGGCATGAAAGaggtcatactggagagaaaccatatcgatgtaagcaatgtggtaaagcctttggacgTAATAGTAATTGTCAAAGCCATGAAAGAAATCATGCTAAAGAGAAACCTTATgagtgtaatcaatgtgataaagcctttggaCAGAACAGTCATTTTCATAGTCATGAAAAAAGTCTTACTGGACAAAATTCCCATGAAtctaatcagtgtgataaagcctttgcaaagAACAATCATCTAAGTCATGAAGGAAATatttctgaagagaaaccctatggatgtagtcaatgtggtaaagcctttggacgtagcagtaatcttcaaaggcatgaaagaagtcatactggagagaaaccttataaatgtaaacaatgtggtaaagcctttgcacagaacAGTCATCTTCACCGGCATGAAATaagtcacactggagagaaaccctatgaatgtaaaaaATGTTGTAAATCATTTACACGTAAAAGTGATCTTCACAGGCATGAAAGAGGGCATACTAAAGAGAAAtccaattaa